In Enoplosus armatus isolate fEnoArm2 chromosome 2, fEnoArm2.hap1, whole genome shotgun sequence, one DNA window encodes the following:
- the LOC139291293 gene encoding N-alpha-acetyltransferase 15, NatA auxiliary subunit-like has translation MPTVTLPPKENALFKRILRCYEHKQYRNGLKFCKQILSNPKFAEHGETLAMKGLTLNCLGKKEEAYDLVRRGLRNDLRSHVCWHVYGLLQRSDKKYDEAIKCYRNALKWDKDNLQILRDLSLLQIQMRDLEGYRETRYQLLQLRPAQRASWIGYAIAYHLLEDYEMAAKIIEEFRKTQQTSPDKVDYEYSELLLYQNQVLREAGLNKEALEHLSNYEKQICDKLAVEETRGELLLKLERLDEATEVYRRLQERNPENWSYYHGLENALKPSSVEERHKIYEDAWEKFPKGLVPRRLPLTFLSGEKFRECLDRYLRINLSKGCPPVFTTLKSLYNDKEKVAIIEELVVGFETSLKSCRMFNQNDDGKEEPPTTLLWVQYFLAQHYDMIDQQTLSLEYINAAIESTPTLIELFLIKAKIYKHAGNIREAAQWMDEAQALDTADRFINSKCAKYMLKAGMIKEAEEMCSKFTREGASAVENLNEMQCMWFQTECALAYKAMNKFGEALKKCHEIERHFVEITDDQFDFHTYCMRKMTLRSYVDLLKLEDVLRMHPFYYKAAITAIQIYLSLHDNPLADDSKELQADTANLSDKELKKLRNKQRRAQKKAQLEEEKKNAEKEKQLKNQKKKKEDDDEEIGGPKEELIPDKLVKVENPLEEAVKFLMPLKYLVKDKIDTHLLAFEIYFRKEKYLLMLQSVKRALAIDPDHPWLHQCLVRFFKGVSESKELPEVVRTVLKQEITRLFGDSNAKSFNQAYLTKHSNSIPHRLAAAKMMVYLDSSTETKAAELATALDESLENRTIQICTEALECLRSGVLGDCKERAESYRAECRKLYPYTLAFTPPGYEENTKIANGDVSTETEELANEM, from the exons ATGCCGACAGTTACTTTACCGCCGAAAGAGAACGCTCTCTTCAAGAGGATTTTG CGATGTTACGAACACAAGCAGTACAGAAACGGGCTCAAGTTCTGCAAACAAATCCTGTCCAATCCCAAGTTTGCAGAGCATGGAG AGACCCTGGCGATGAAGGGCTTGACTCTGAACTGTCtggggaagaaggaggaggccTACGACCTGGTGAGAAGAGGCCTGCGCAATGACCTCAGGAGCCACGTCT GCTGGCATGTATACGGCCTACTGCAGCGCTCGGATAAGAAGTACGATGAGGCCATCAAGTGTTACCGCAACGCACTGAAGTGGGACAAGGACAACCTGCAGATCCTCCGAGACTTGTCCCTGCTGCAGATCCAGATGAGAGACCTGGAGGGCTACAGG GAGACACGGTACCAGCTGTTGCAGCTGCGTCCAGCACAGCGGGCCTCCTGGATTGGCTACGCCATTGCTTATCACCTCCTGGAAGACTACGAGATGGCTGCAAAGATCATTGAGGAGttcaggaaaacacaacag ACATCTCCAGACAAAGTGGACTACGAATACAGCGAGCTGCTGCTGTACCAGAACCAGGTGCTGAGGGAAGCAGGCCTCAACAAGGAGGCCCTGGAGCATCTCTCCAACTATGAGAAGCAGATCTGTGACAAACTGGCTGTGGAGGAGACACGAG GAGAGTTACTGCTGAAGTTGGAGCGTCTGGATGAGGCAACAGAGGTCTACCGTCGTCTGCAAGAGAGGAACCCAGAGAACTGGTCCTATTACCACGGCTTGGAAAATGCCCTCAAACCGA GCAGTGTAGAGGAGAGACACAAGATCTATGAAGACGCCTGGGAGAAGTTTCCCAAAGGACTGGTTCCTCGTCGGCTGCccctcaccttcctctctg GTGAGAAGTTCAGAGAGTGTCTGGACAGGTATCTGAGGATCAACTTGAGTAAAGGCTGTCCGCCCGTCTTCACCACCCTCAAATCACTGTACAACGACAAAGAAAAG gtGGCAATAATAGAGGAGCTGGTGGTCGGCTTCGAAACCTCATTAAAAAGCTGCAGAATGTTCAACCAGAACG ACGACGGCAAGGAGGAGCCGCCGACCACGTTGCTCTGGGTGCAATACTTCCTGGCACAGCACTACGACATGATTGACCAACAGACACTCTCTCTAGAATACATTAACGCAGCCATTGAGAGTACGCCTACACTCATCGAACTCTTCCTCATCAAAGCCAAGATTTACAAG CATGCTGGGAACATCAGAGAAGCTGCTCAGTGGATGGATGAGGCCCAGGCTCTGGACACGGCTGACAGATTCATCAACTCCAAGTGTGCCAAGTACATGCTGAAGGCTGGCATGATCAAGGAGGCCGAGGAAATGTGCTCCAAGTTCACAAGG GAGGGAGCCTCAGCAGTGGAGAACCTCAACGAGATGCAGTGTATGTGGTTCCAGACGGAGTGCGCACTCGCCTACAAGGCCATGAACAAGTTTGGGGAGGCCCTCAAGAAGTGCCACGAGATTGAAAGG CATTTTGTGGAGATCACAGACGACCAGTTTGATTTCCACACCTACTGCATGAGGAAGATGACGCTACGCTCCTATGTGGACCTGCTGAAGCTGGAGGACGTGCTCCGAATGCATCCCTTCTACTACAAGGCTGCCATCACGGCCATCCAGATCTACCTGAGCCTCCACGACAATCCCCTGGCTGACGACAGCAAGGAGCTGCAGGCCGACACTG CTAACCTCTCCGACAAAGAGCTGAAGAAGCTGAGGAACAAGCAGCGGAGAGCCCAGAAGAAggctcagctggaggaggagaagaagaatgcagagaaggagaagcagcttaagaaccagaagaagaagaaggaggatgATGACGAGGAGATCGGAGGGCCCAAGGAGGAGCTCATTCCTGACAAACTGGTCAAG GTAGAAAATCCACTGGAAGAAGCCGTCAAGTTCCTGATGCCTCTCAAATACCTGGTCAAGGACAAAATAGACACACACCTACTGGCCTTTGAGATCTACTTCAGGAAAG AAAAATACCTGTTGATGCTCCAATCAGTGAAGAGAGCGTTGGCCATTGACCCAGACCACCCATGGTTACACCAGTGTCTAGTACGCTTCTTTAAAGGAG TCTCGGAGAGCAAGGAGCTGCCGGAGGTGGTCAGGACGGTGCTGAAGCAGGAGATCACCCGGCTGTTCGGAGACAGCAACGCTAAGAGCTTCAACCAGGCCTACCTCACCAAGCACTCAAACTCCATACCACACCGACTGGCTG CTGCTAAGATGATGGTGTATCTGGACTCATCGACTGAAACGAAGGCAGCAGAGCTGGCCACTGCACTAGATGAGTCACTCGAGAACAGAACCATACAG ATCTGCACAGAGGCCCTGGAGTGTCTTCGGAGCGGCGTCCTGGGCGACTGTAAGGAGCGCGCGGAGTCGTACCGCGCCGAGTGTCGCAAGCTTTACCCCTACACGTTAGCTTTCACACCCCCCGGCTACGAGGAGAACACCAAGATCGCCAACGGAGACGTTTCCACGGAAACCGAGGAGCTAGCCAATGAGATGTGA
- the LOC139301127 gene encoding ras-related protein Rab-33B-like, producing MESSQEFSSSLGSVSSLLARCRTFKVLVIGDSGVGKTCLTHRLCAGEFPRRVEATIGVDFRERLLDVDGEKIKLQLWDTAGQERFRKSMVQHYYRNVHAVLFIYDVTCPASFSGLTTWVEEYRQNSLGQEIPRFLVGNKSDLRDPRRTDGQVGQERAMSFATAHRMMFFETSAKSPPNKCTTGRRMGDGEVPYQQDKVEDIVVAVGAKLKRQKKAANHLAYSGSFKVLNKKRPEKELWTCC from the exons ATGGAGTCATCTCAGGAGTTTTCCAGCTCTTTGGGCAGCGTGTCCTCTCTGCTGGCTCGCTGCCGGACCTTTAAGGTGCTGGTGATCGGAGACTCCGGGGTGGGGAAGACCTGCCTCACACACCGACTCTGCGCCGGAGAGTTCCCCCGCAGAGTGGAGGCCACCATCGGGGTGGACTTCCGCGAGAGACTGCTGGATGTCGACGGAGAGAAAATTAAG ctccagctgtGGGACACGGCAGGACAGGAGCGCTTCCGCAAATCCATGGTGCAGCACTACTACCGTAACGTGCACGCCGTGCTCTTCATTTATGATGTCACCTGCCCTGCCAGCTTCAGTGGCCTGACCACCTGGGTAGAGGAGTACAGGCAGAACTCCCTCGGACAGGAAATCCCCAG GTTCCTGGTGGGTAACAAGAGTGACCTCCGTGACCCCCGCAGGACTGATGGCCAGGTGGGCCAGGAGCGGGCGATGAGCTTCGCCACAGCTCACCGCATGATGTTTTTTGAGACGTCAGCCAAGAGCCCGCCAAACAAATGCACGACTGGTCGACGTATGGGTGATGGAGAGGTGCCGTACCAGCAGGACAAGGTGGAGGACATCGTCGTTGCTGTTGGTGCCAaactgaagagacagaagaaagcagCGAACCACCTGGCGTACAGCGGGTCCTTTAAAGTCCTAAACAAGAAAAGACCAGAGAAAGAGCTGTGGAcctgctgctga